The DNA sequence TACTTTCTGGAAATAAACAAGAACTGGTTGTGTGGCTACCATTCCATGCAGcttctatccttataaatggcttcTTCTGAAGGCAGAggtataatttttaataattaaaaatgtcatgGATAAATCGAGTTTAAACTTACCTGCCAGTTAGATAGCCCACAGCAGAGGCTGCATAGCAAGCCTGTAAGAGACAAGCAGgacataaataaaaacagtaaagtaAAAGAATTGTAGGGCACAgagttaattaaaggggttgttcaccttttaagaaacttttagtatgatgtagaaagtgatattctgagacaatttgcaattggtttaaattttttattattagtggtttttgggttatttagctttttattcagcagctctccagtttgcaatttcagcagtctggttgctaggggtcggCAACAAGTTTGGAGGAGTGTTGGGCCACGgcctggtggttggggacccctgatctagagattggggtttattatttgtggtttttgagttattaagctttttattcagcagctctccagtttgcaatttcagcaatctggttgctatggtccaaattaccttagcaaccatcaGGATAGGCCCTGAATAGAAGGAGaggtaataaaaagttgcaacaacaatatttgtagccttaaggtggccatacactataagatccgctcgtttggcaaggtcggcaaacgagcggatcttaacctgataCGCTCACTATCGTCTtggcgatatcggatgaatcgGAACgaatctaaaggaccaatatcgtcagctttaatctgcccgtgtatggccaccttgcgGTCCTGTGGAAGTCTGTCAGTGAAATATGAAAGAAGAGCCAGGGGAGAGCTAAACAAATGATAAAGGAAGATAGAAAACAGAAGACTTTGTTGGAGCGTAAGAGGAATGCTCCCTGTAGCTGAATGTTACTGTACCACTCACCGCTTGTTCATTTCTCATCCCCACATACTTGATCCCAGCAGCCTGCGCAGCCACAGCTATTTCAATGACAGGGATTCCAACTATGCCAAACATATACTTTACATTCTGAAATCAAAAAGGAAAACACACTTTGCTATATACGACAGCTGTATATCATCACTTACGGAGCTGAATTTcttaactcacctcattggtCCAGCGCCCCTGACCATGtctacattaatggtggtagcacaccaaaacaGCAAAtgctcactgcagagatatcactcataactcatactgtatgtgaaaatgtttatgtcatattaagacataccctttaACACAGCAACTCgaaacacatgattaaacaccttctggacctgggcaggcagagtatggcacatacagggagcatatggcaggcagagtatggcacacacagggagcatagggcaggcagagtatggcacacacagggagtatagggcaggcagagtatgacacacacagggagcatagggcaggcagagtattgcacagaCAGGCAGAATGGGAGTCATTTTTCAATGCACACTCCTGGAGAGTGCTGCTGTGCGAttatgtaggggggaacccagcAGGGGGTCAGAGTGCAGGATGTCCTATGGtggctagttatgccactgctcctACAGACTCTCTGAGGTGTGAAtaatgtgtctgtctgtctgttttgtGATCAATGCAATGTTTTACAGGTCAGGGTCTTACAGGTGTTAATGCAGAATTTTACAGGGATGAACAATATATGAGATTACAGGTGTGAGCAACATAGGGCTATTACAGCCTAGGTAAGTGAAGGTGTGAAGCAGGTTTTGATACCTTGTAAATCTTACAGAAAGGTAAACTGTCACAGCTACCACACTTTAATGGAGGACCATGGGTTGGTTGTGGCCTGTGGGCCCCCAGTTGCACAGCATTGTCCTATAGATATTTGGTTTGATACcaaaaatatttactttgttgGAAGACATTTGTTCCTAGTGTtattgtggaactacaactcttgTATGGTtgttgcactagcactttatatagGCTTCACTTTTGTAGGAGATAAGCGCAATTAGTGTATCTCTGCACCTTGAGGCTGAGGGTACACGGAGCATTGGCTCCACCACTCTCAGCCTGTGATTTCTCCACTTCCTTCCCCAGCTCCAGTTATCTgaactgaaaagtacagcttccattTTAGCACAGGCTCGTGGAGCAGAGGTCAGCCCGAAAACACGAAAGCAGGCTTTTCGGGCCGACCTCTGCTCTGTGTGCTTAGACCCAAGTGAAAGCTGTACTTTCTAGTGCACATAACCAGAGCTGGGGAAGGGAGATTCTCTCagcatgcagaaaaaaaactcacagtaAAACAGAGAGCAGCAGAATCAACGATACGTGTGCCCTCAGCCTTAGTAAAAAGATTACCATGGTATACATGAACACGTATATTAAGAGAAAGGTATGATACCACACTGGGTACTAcgctatatatttctattttatgtgtatcTTTCTTCTTGCATCAGGCCCTGgttgattaaaatgtaaattaaatggtTTTGTTTGCACTTGGCTGAAGGCAGCTCATTCCCTTTCCCCCAAGATTCCCTCTGCCTGTGGCTTTGTCCCTTTATGTCGCCATGATGGAACCtttctgtgacttctaatattctcattttGTACAATATAGATACATTGTACacgaaagccatgaatatctaataaatgatatccttataaatggtgagtactgatgtcatcagttataaacggttagtagtgatgtcatcagttataaacggtgagcagtgatgtcatttctgtcacatgacttactgaaatttgtgtattataataaagtacccccagttgcaaaatatgaggatattagaagtcacttcggagttccatggtcatgaaactcctctgtaacttagaatatccttataatttacaagagggggtaatttattcactatgtaatacacaaaagccatgaatatcttgtaaattatagttttataaacagtgagtagtgatgtcatttctgtcacaagactcccTGAAACTTGGGTATATTTGTACCGCATTGGTTCAGACTACAGAAGAGCCTGTGAGCAGAGTTTTTCTATTGCATGGTCAGTCCTGTGCCCTCTATGAATGGTACTGCCCTCACATGCTACTGCCAAAGCTTTGTAACTAGTCTGTGTGAGACACAGCATATCTCTGCTTTTCTGAGCCTggctggactttggacttttctGTCCAGACATGGCATGTTGTATAACTGACAACAATAGCTATGCTGCAAAGAATTATGGGGGCGTCTGACCTCTCTTGCTTATAAcctactacaaatcccagcaggaATGATTGGAGGGCAGCAGGCCACGTGAGTATAAAATCAGCCTTACTTGTGCGACTAGCGCCTCTGCAATGATTTGTGCTCCAGTGACAGGTTCCTGCTCCTCGCAGCCTCGCTGAGCAGCCATCTCTCCCGCACTGAACTCTGCCCCTTGCCTTTCACTCGCTACAGTCACAGCCTCCCTAATAGCAAGGGGATTGGTCGTGTCTTCGGATCAGCCAATCGGAGCGTGTGAAGGAGGCGGGTATATACAAGTTGTTTGTACTGCTGATCCGGGACAGAGGTGAGTGTTCATATGGCATGGAAGCCTGTGAGATAATGTATACAGTCTTACTATGTAGCGTGACTCCCTGCTATACCTATATATCTATACACTGGCACTGCGGCATTGTTATTGTATTATATACGGGCAGCAGGGACATTACCGTCATGTACAGTGTTTCTACTATCTGGACTCCTAACTGCAGGACATTTGTGTGCTTGTTGAGAACCCAGACTATGTCTGAGTGGCCCGAACAGAAGACTTTAGACTTTAGGTCACAGTTGGGgatgccacctttgctgatggctaaacacGAACACGGGGGCGGGGCCGATATCATTGGGGGCGGGGCCGTGATGTAataacaggcatgatgacatcagaggtgggcacaatgatgttggtggagttatgacaccaggacgaggctattgcatcacttagtTGCAACTGGTttgatttctatccagtttttgGAATATCCATATCTATCCATATTCGATTTGTTGTTAAGGCCTCAAGGCCCGGGCCCAGGGTGGCAGGATTTTGGGGGGCGGCGTTCTGCCCAACCACTGTCACAAGCCAGCGTCATCCGACACGTCTCCTCCCGTCGGCTCCCAGTCCGAGATGGCGGCGACCAGCGTTGCCACGTGGGTGGCGGCAGCGCTGGTGCAGTGATGCAGCGAGTGGCGTTGCACAAGCTGTGGCCAAATTCGTAATAAAAAGGCGCCTGGGGCGCTGAAACGCTGCCCAAGTTTAGGAATTGTTTGTGAATCAGTTCTCTgcattcctgggtgctattattaTTGCTTCCTGATCGGTTTTTGGATTTTGACCTCTGCTTTGTTCTGGacattgacccttcgctgcctgcctCTTGAAATCTTGCCTGGACATTTGCTATcctcctgtttaaccctttgatACTGCGAACTAGAACTTTGACACAGCTCCCTCCTTGGTACTGACTACCCCcggctgggagccgataggccccctcacaaccacacccactttggttcagAATCCCTgtggatgcacaggagataaaatacgaatgatgatgaaaatgtgcGCAAATTAAAGGGAGGGGTCGGGGGCGACGAatgtcagcgggcctaggggttaTCTAAATCAGGCCCTgctcattcactttaatgcatggttgctgaggtaatttggaccctagcaaccagattgctgacactgcaaaccagagagctgctgaatagaaagctaaataactcaaaaacaacatattataaaaaataaaaaaccaattgcaaattatatcagaatatctctctctttcccatactaaaagtttactcaaaggtgaacaacccctttaattatctaTTTACCTcactttttatttccttcttaATTAAACTGAAGTAAACACAGAGCTGAACAAAAGCTTTTTAAGAATGGTATTAAATAATTTCTTTTGTATGCTATATTTGTTTGTGTGGGTATGCTCCTACAATGTCTTCATGTAGGCAAGCATGctgcttagagcaggggtccccaacctttttcacccatgagccacattccatGAGCCCatataccaaataagggctgtgattggctatttggtagcccatatgtggactggcagcgcTCTGAtttgcagtacacctgttttttatgcagccaaaacttgcatccaagcctggaattaaaaaataagtgcctGCTTTGAGGCTATTGGCAGCAAGATTCAGTGGGTTGGTGATAACGTGTTGCTTGCGAGCTGGTTGCTATTGGGGATCAAAGGATTTACGTGAACATAATTCCGACTCGGCGCCCAGTTCAAGTatgttataatacacacgtttcagtgagtcatgtgacattaaCTAGCACCATGAGGCATCTAGTGGTTCATATGTTGAAGTCCCAGCTGGCCTCAACAAGTACCAGCTAGTGGTTTATATAATTTGGGTCCTAGCAGAGCTTAATAAGTTCTATTAGGTATTTAGTGGATCGTGTGCTTTGGGCCCTGGTAGATCTCAGATGAATGAACTGTTGGCCAAGATCTTCCTGGAGGTTTAATCCAAGTATTCTGCCATACATCTGTATTTGTAGCCAATAGCCAAAGCAATATTAGTATGTCACTTGactcctcagtgacatctaatagctttataaattacagtattaTATACTAAATTAACCATTCCTGGATTTCTGATTTGGGGGCTGCATCGAAACTGGGAACTGGGTGGGAGAATTTGACAGTTCTTTGAATCTATCTCACACCCAGTTCCCAGTGCTGGAGATTGGGGGAACTGCAGAAGCAGCAGCCTAGAGTAGGTGCGAGCAGATGGGGGTATGTATGCAGGGGGGTCGTGTGTGAGGCGTAAGAGTGGCTTAGGGGCTTATGAgttttaaatccagccctgaaatTAGCATAATACTGACTTTTAGCATCAAAAAAGTATTGCTGCAAATCTGCCTAGGTTTGTTTGTTCAACGGCCGACAACTACACCCAACCATTAGGACATTTTAGCTTATTTGAATAATTAGCTTAAGCCATCTCATGATAATATTTGGGGACTGACTTTAGATTGCTCCAttagcttgtttttttaaattccagcaAGTTTGCAGAGAAAGGGCCACATGTAGAATTAATATAATCCTTTATGTTGTGCTTTAAATTCCATTCTTGTCTCATCTGATCTTGTTTTAAGGCTTTAGGCTTAATAGCTATGCCACACACCAGCTACATGTGTAAATTCTTACTGTATCAAACTCATAATTGGCAGTGTTTAGCTTTGTCTCTTTGCTATGGAAGTGAATGCATCAGAGAGCAATAGAGTTATTGTGGCCAAGTTTAAACTTGATAGTtgcattatatatagtatatttgtgAGTGATTTCTATTTCTTCTACAGCCGtgtcatttttcaaatattttacttAAATCCCTTTACAAATCCATGTTCTATTTATTTGGCAGGGTCCCAGCCAAGGACCTGATAAAACATAGCTATAAGAAGCTGGGACCCTAGGAAACCCTGCCAGTTAAGTAATTTGGGTTCCTGTTAGTTCTGAGCTCTGGCACTTATGCATGTAGACACATTAAACTCTAATGGAATTTGGATCCTGAATGAGATCGATATTTTAGGGTTTGGTGAAACTAGAAACAGGGACCAAAAAATAGACAATTACAAGTGtacagttacaggtatgggactgttttccagaatgctcgggacctggggttttcgggatagcagatctttccgtaatttggatcttcataccttaagcctagtagaaaacatgaaataaacccaataggctgggtttgcctccactaaggattaataatatcttagttgggatcaagtacaaggtactgttttattgttacagagaaaaagtaaataacttctaaaaacctggattatttggataaaattgagtatatgggagatgttctttctataattcggagctttctggataaggggttctggataacggatcctatacctgtacatggaacTCAAATATGCTGTCATAGGCTATAGACAACTTTCAGAACCATCAAATTCCTATTATCAAGCTGATATTcaagataataataatttcagtaaGTCAAATTGGGATCAACCTTACAAcacttattaatttttttatttactattgttCATTGCCAAAGTGTTACCGTGAGACTTATTTTGCAGATTTCTGATTATAGTGGGAAGCAAATTAATGAAACACCTAAGTGCCATATTTGCCTGAAGACAGTGTTCAATAACCGAGTTTATCAGCACTGGACACAGTTGGGTTTAATTAGAATATTGAAGTAGATCTGTTAGTAAATGATACTAATCTGAGTGCTACCATTTCTATGCCAAACACTGTCTGAATGTTTTGTGcagttttgattttgataaaCCTATGTAGAAACATGTAAAATGTGTGTCCTAATAAAATAACCCAGAGTGACTAAAGGGCAATcagcttttagggctcttacagacgagtggttttacctgtgctcccctgcattgcgatttcaaccattcagccacagggagcgcaggagaagacgcactgaattattgtcactGGGACTGttctcacacagacgcatgtatgcgccaaacgcaggtaaaatgcaacatactgcgtcccaacctgcgtttggcgattacatgcgtctgtgtgagtacagccccgttGACAATAATTCagagtctactcctgcgctcccctgcggctgaaaggaagaaagcgcaacacaggggagcgcaggtaaaaccgcttttctgtaaagctccccatagacgattcttcttgctgaacgtccgattttagggaagcccgaccaatccttctaaattattgcgcggttagtggtatttgatcgatcgtacatcttacgatttttcagctgACAtttgtcgggaaattgatcggccaggtcaaaaaatctttgtcggtcccagtgcaatctctctatgtttgcagggccaagcaggcagctcccctttgttttcctggttaattggtctttttagttgatggtaaattcgtacgatcgttctgagaagatcgtggtctcacgatcaggatctgatcttttaaaaatctcaacatctatggccagcttaagagaccTTATTTACATGGAGCAATTAGCAGcaactctggagtattagcaactattgtatcaattctaacagccgcctgtaatgaaacaaagagattctgctcagcaggaacacagataagaaatgtatcaactaaatgtatcaatttagaacagtttacagggtcggcgacccccctaccagagctgctttagaaggtgaaaaatttgactttacacttcaatatttgaaaaacagtgacacatagaaaatataaaacatagagagtaattggaaaaagttgttatttctggtgatctatctgaaaacaaatagctgtgaacgacccctttaagctATTTTGCTTTAAGATGCTGAAATGCAAACCAAACATTGCTTTATAGATATTGCCTAATATTTTAGAATTAGTACATAAGCCTTGGTCAGCGCTGTCCCAGTTTCTACATATAGTGGGCAGATTGGGTGCAAAAGTTTTCTGGCAGCTAATATTAGGGCATATTCAGGGCAAAAGATTTTTTGGCTGCAGTATTTTGTAGTGTTTTTACGAGGGCAGACAAAATACCAATGTCTAAGACCAAAACAATCTCAGCATTCCCCTTGAATCAACTAGCAGAGATACATAAATGGGAAATAAGAACCGCACACAAAGCTGAGGGTGCAGCGACAAGTTTACTGGGAGATGGGAATGAGGTTTATTAGGTCACATGACTTGCTGTGTGTTGTGAGCATTGCATTGAGGAAGGGGCTGAAGTCCTAGCGCCTATATGTGCATGCTGCTCCAAATAAACCAACTGGCTGCGGATGTTGTTGCACAATTTCAGTATTGTGTGTGGTTCCTATTTTCCTAAAAATGGCCACTTATAACAAAGTCACTTCCCACAGAGGCCTCCTCGCCTGCATTTGTTTTCCCATTCCAGGGAGGCAAGTACTGCAACTTTACCAAAGATGAACTTAGCAGAATCATCCTGAAATGGAAACAATCATTCCTTTACATTCACTGCCTTTTATTGCCACGTCCCAAAGGACTTCTGGATGTAGCACTGCCAGTTTTTCTATATTGCTACATTAAAGACTAAACTCCTGCTCACATGCCAGTGTCTCTGtattaacctttttttctgtGCCAGAGCTATAGTAAATCTATCCATGGATGGGTAAATGAGACacatacctagggttgccacctcacccctttaaaactgaacacctATGCAATCAACAGCCTGCATGGcttattagcaattcatttagatgcatgctgcagactgaactgattcaCTGTATGTgaagccatgcatctaaatgatttgctaattagccatgcaggttgTGTATTccttatgtgtttggttttaaaggggtaaaacCTCTGACTCTAGGATTACTAAGGTATAACTCAGTGGAGGTGTTGGCCAATAAATGGTATGATACACAGAAAACACCATAACAATAGCATTCCTGGAAAACTTTATTACAGAAAGAGGAATATCAAACTGAGTAAAGGAAATATTCGCTGATGGGATTTATCTTCAGTTGTCTCCGTTGGCTTCTTCTGTGGTCAAGACTCACGACTCAATAATCGCGTAGTTCTGTACAACCTGAATGGCATCCAATAATCATTCTGGTACTTTAGGAAAATGACATATGTATGGCCAAAGgatatcaagcctgccaccacgtcaaggtagactcTCTGAGCAGGTCCCTAACCTATCCTAACAGGGGCGCTGCCACCATGAGGCGACTTGAGAAATTCGCCTCAGACTGAAGCAGCCCACAAGTtaacaggggtggcaaaaagccactcctggtaactttaatcttttttaaactggaaatttggctcctctagtgcagaaagcactaGTGACACTGCCCCGCTGGACCCACTCTGGTGCAGTAAAAGTAACCCCTGGGGAGCAGGGGGCGGCATCACTAGAATTGCCCCTGTATCCTAACCATCTTATTAGAGAGGCAAAAAGTAAGTATTGTTGGgatatactttttatttggacTAAGAATTATTACAGCTAGCATTTGAGAGAGACATTTCTGAATATATGTTCAAGAACTACTAATCATAAAGATTGCTGGTTGAACCCGAGGAAGAGAAAGGTCTTTCATTTAACAGTGAGCCCTAAAAAATACTGCTAATCCAAATAAATATCACAAATACTAACCTTTCACTTGTGGATTAATATGGCTgcaaatgttctttttaaattagtctattttagttattttgtacAAAATTCATCTACTTTATTGCCGGTCCTAAATATTTTCGACCATATTTAATCATTGAAATCAattttagctaattttattttagttaagCTATACTATGTTCCCTTGCTGTGCCTATACaattgaatatttaatttatttcctataatttaaggcaaatttattaaaaaaatttaattaccaATACATGAGGGTGGTGCTATAATAGGGGGGTTCTAATGAGGGAATACGGAACTATGAGTTCTTTTTACCAACGTAGttgttgacattttattttaacaattataTAGGTTTTGTTCCTACATTctgtaatttttaaacatttcatccTGCCTGATCCTGCATAATTTAGTAATTAGTAGTACTTTAATCTGTAAGGTTAAAAAAGACTTATGACCTCAGGATTCAATCTGGCATTCATAAAATCTTGTTTATCGTCATAAAATTCCTATTTatcttgatccagaggaaggcaaaaaaacctcatctgaagcTGTGTCCAGTGTGCTTTAGAggaggaaaaaaattccttcctgactccaatatggcaaTCGGATAAATCCCTGGATCAGTAGTGAACTGTGTGCAGTATTGTTGTTAGACTATACTCTAGTTtcctatttaatgttttcttGTTTTACTTTCTGTCTATTTCTATAAGGGCCTATACAATTACAGGTTGTCTTGATcaattcatgttttaaataaatccatatttaaataatgagTCCTTTAGTTATATACCTAGCCAAACATAACATATATAAATGAAGGAAATGGAGTTAGAATGAAAAGTGGGGagaatattaaagtgtaaagtgtatgTGGTGCAAATAGGGGTGCTCCCGctatgaggcaagttgaggtACTTGCCTCAGACAGTAATGCCTATGGGTtacaggggaggcaaaaagttGTTCCTAGTACATTTAAGTGTCAACATtaccttttttaaaggggaatttagaCTATTTTAGTGCAGAGTGAGCAATTTCTCTGCACAATGATACAGCCCACTTCTACCTGGTTAAAATGTAAGCACAGGGGTTAAAAGGGGTGACATCAGGTAGGCCAGCTCAGGGTGGAAGTGAGGGCAGAATCACCCCTGGGTACAAAGGTTTTAGGGCCAATGGTAATGCTGGATTCATGGTGATACAGGACCTAATAGTAGGAGCTGACGGTGAATGACACTAGTAAAGATAATACGGCTAGAGGTCAGGAGCTGATGAAATGGACTATTGATTGgctgagggccagagacagtgaCTGATAGAAAGAGCCAGACAGAACCAGATAGAAAGGCCCACAGATGGGTGTTGATGTTTTAGGCAGGGAATAATGGAAATGGTGAATGATAGACCACTGGTGCAGGGCAAAGGCTGATGGTAATGACTAGTGGCAAGAGTTAGAAGAGGCTGATGGCAGGGGCTGATAAAAAAACCGCCAAAGGCAGAGTTTGATATCAAGGGCCAAACCCTGGGGCAGATGGCAACTGATGGACAATAATGAGGACAGAAGACTGGAAGTCATGGAATTGATAATGGGGCCTGATGTTTGTCGTGGCATGGGGTCGATGGTAGGGTATAAGAACACCATCAGTGCCAGAAGGTCCAGAAATGGCTGGAACCTGTGAAATTTAATCCAGACATGCCATAACTTGAAGAGATACCTGATCACCTGATGTGATAGTATGTTTCAGGGACTCCAAGAATGATGGTGGCTCCTCACATGTCTTCTTAAAATCCACAGGTGACAactgcagttaaaaaaatataaattaggttgttactaaaaaaaaaaaaaaatgtaagtaaagtaGATGGCATTAGTACAATACACACAATTGAGTGCAATTGTAATTGTTGTGGAATGCCATAGAGAGTTTTCCCACAGAGTTAATAAACTTAGGCCTAGTCCTAACCGCCCATGTAGATACTGTAGTACAGGAAGACACGGGTCTCTAGCCCTGAATATGTATTAAAACACAAACATCTAGAGATTTCAAGATAAGTGCCTATTCATAATAAGCAGTAGCATACCAAAACACATGTAGTCATGTACTCACTGCTTCTGGCTGGGAAGGAGGTGGTAGAGTCTGTTTTTCTAGTTGCACCCAATCAATGGCATTAAAAAATGGGTGCTTCCGAATATTTCCATTGCAGCCCAGTCgttcttttggatttttcttcaggagctaaagaaagaaaaca is a window from the Xenopus laevis strain J_2021 chromosome 6L, Xenopus_laevis_v10.1, whole genome shotgun sequence genome containing:
- the LOC121394581 gene encoding protein kinase C delta type-like — encoded protein: MACGSSPFMEYGNRTECRLSILLGQPCILIRFSFELQDLLRMLLKKNPKERLGCNGNIRKHPFFNAIDWVQLEKQTLPPPSQPEALSPVDFKKTCEEPPSFLESLKHTITSGDQVSLQVMACLD